The Macrococcoides canis genome has a window encoding:
- the rsmB gene encoding 16S rRNA (cytosine(967)-C(5))-methyltransferase RsmB, which translates to MKHNVRSVALEILDAVLTEGAYSNLLINEAIKKGYVEPVDRALLTELVYGTLQRKLTLEFYAAPYIKTNIKGWMRRLVLMSIYQHVYLDKVPDHAIINEAVEITKRRGSIGGANTVNAILRNFQRNPLRDLNEIKDDLKRLSVATSTPLWLIKHWNTHFGFDTTREMAEEFLNYPDTTVRVNTTKITPEDATKRLIEAGYTVKQSEIIPECLTIDGPPIVQHELFKHGFLSVQDASSMLVANVLDPQPGESILDTCSAPGGKACHIAEKMNRTGHIDSHDVHPHKIDLIQYNITRLSLRNIHPSVHDATVPFDKQYDRVLVDAPCSGFGVMKRKPEIKYEKTQKDIDTLWPLQLDILKNAADAVKPGGVLVYSTCTIEQMENENVVYSFIKQNDDFEIEPIELPVIGKKKLLQVLPQDFNSDGFFIAKLRRKCK; encoded by the coding sequence ATGAAGCATAACGTGAGAAGTGTTGCACTTGAAATATTGGATGCAGTTTTAACTGAAGGTGCGTATAGTAATTTACTGATTAATGAAGCAATTAAAAAAGGATACGTTGAACCTGTTGACCGTGCACTCTTGACGGAACTTGTATATGGGACACTGCAGCGTAAACTGACGCTCGAGTTTTATGCCGCACCTTACATTAAGACGAATATTAAAGGTTGGATGAGAAGGCTTGTTTTAATGAGTATTTATCAGCATGTATATCTTGATAAAGTGCCGGATCACGCGATTATTAATGAAGCTGTTGAAATTACGAAACGTCGTGGTTCAATTGGTGGTGCAAATACTGTAAATGCGATATTAAGAAACTTTCAGCGTAATCCATTACGTGACTTGAATGAAATTAAGGATGACCTGAAACGTTTAAGTGTTGCGACAAGTACGCCACTTTGGTTGATCAAACACTGGAATACGCACTTTGGATTCGATACAACGCGTGAGATGGCGGAAGAATTTTTAAATTACCCGGATACGACTGTGCGCGTAAATACGACGAAGATTACGCCAGAGGACGCAACGAAGCGTTTAATCGAAGCAGGTTATACGGTGAAACAGTCAGAAATCATACCTGAATGTTTAACGATTGACGGTCCGCCGATTGTACAGCATGAACTATTCAAACATGGATTCTTAAGCGTTCAGGATGCTTCCAGTATGCTTGTAGCGAATGTGCTGGACCCACAACCAGGTGAATCCATACTTGATACGTGCAGTGCTCCTGGTGGTAAGGCTTGTCATATTGCAGAGAAGATGAACAGAACAGGGCATATTGATAGCCATGACGTTCATCCACATAAGATTGATTTAATACAGTATAATATTACGCGATTATCACTCCGTAATATTCATCCGAGCGTGCACGATGCAACAGTTCCGTTTGATAAACAGTACGATCGTGTATTAGTTGATGCACCGTGCTCCGGCTTCGGTGTGATGAAGCGTAAACCAGAGATAAAATATGAGAAGACACAGAAGGACATTGATACACTATGGCCGCTGCAGCTGGATATATTGAAGAATGCAGCAGATGCAGTGAAACCTGGCGGTGTTCTTGTCTATTCAACATGTACGATTGAACAGATGGAAAACGAAAATGTTGTATATTCATTTATCAAACAAAATGATGACTTTGAGATAGAACCAATTGAACTACCGGTTATCGGTAAGAAAAAATTATTGCAGGTGCTGCCGCAAGACTTTAATTCTGACGGCTTCTTCATTGCAAAACTAAGAAGGAAGTGTAAGTAA
- the rlmN gene encoding 23S rRNA (adenine(2503)-C(2))-methyltransferase RlmN, which translates to MALLEKKNKKFMPNFDKPSIYSLQLGELKDWLLMHGQQSFRAKQIYDWLYVKRVDSFEEMSNLSKELRKVLEDNFTMTTLETVVKQESKDGTIKFLFELQDGYTIETVLMRHDYGNSVCVTTQVGCRIGCTFCASTLGGLKRNLEAGEIVAQVLNVQKALDEVDERVSHVVIMGIGEPFENYEEMMDFLKVINHDDGLNIGARHITVSTSGIIPRIYDFADEELQINFALSLHGPNNDIRSRLMPINRAYDLEKLMESIEYYVNKTGRRITFEYGLFGGVNDQVHHAKELAQLIKHLNCHVNLIPVNHVPERDYVRTPKEDIFKFEKELKRNGINATIRREHGSDIDAACGQLRAKERQEETR; encoded by the coding sequence ATGGCGTTATTAGAAAAGAAAAATAAAAAGTTCATGCCGAACTTTGACAAACCCTCGATATATTCATTGCAACTTGGAGAATTAAAAGACTGGCTTTTAATGCACGGCCAGCAAAGCTTCAGAGCGAAACAGATCTACGACTGGTTATATGTGAAACGTGTCGACTCATTTGAAGAGATGTCAAACTTATCGAAAGAACTGCGTAAAGTTCTAGAGGATAACTTCACGATGACAACGCTTGAAACTGTTGTAAAGCAAGAAAGTAAAGATGGAACAATTAAGTTCTTATTTGAATTACAGGACGGTTATACGATTGAAACAGTATTGATGCGTCATGACTATGGAAATTCAGTCTGTGTAACTACACAAGTAGGGTGCCGTATCGGCTGTACATTCTGCGCATCAACTTTAGGTGGGCTGAAACGTAACCTGGAAGCGGGAGAGATTGTTGCACAAGTATTAAACGTTCAAAAAGCATTAGATGAAGTAGATGAACGCGTGAGCCATGTTGTTATTATGGGTATCGGTGAACCGTTTGAAAACTATGAAGAGATGATGGACTTCTTAAAGGTTATTAACCATGATGATGGCCTCAATATCGGAGCGCGTCATATTACAGTGTCTACGTCCGGTATCATCCCAAGAATCTATGATTTTGCAGATGAAGAACTTCAGATCAACTTTGCACTCAGTCTGCATGGACCGAACAATGATATCAGAAGTCGCTTAATGCCGATCAACCGTGCATATGATCTTGAGAAGCTGATGGAGTCCATCGAATATTATGTCAATAAAACAGGGCGTCGTATCACGTTTGAATACGGACTCTTCGGCGGAGTGAATGATCAGGTTCATCATGCGAAAGAATTAGCTCAGCTGATCAAACATTTAAACTGTCATGTGAATCTGATCCCAGTCAACCACGTGCCAGAGCGTGACTACGTTCGTACGCCGAAAGAGGATATTTTTAAGTTTGAAAAAGAATTAAAACGTAATGGAATCAATGCTACAATAAGACGTGAACACGGTTCAGATATTGACGCAGCTTGTGGCCAGTTAAGAGCGAAAGAGAGACAAGAAGAAACGAGGTAG
- a CDS encoding Stp1/IreP family PP2C-type Ser/Thr phosphatase — protein sequence MHARFFTDIGPVRARNEDAGGVYYNHTGQMLMVICDGMGGHNAGNVASALVNEMLKTRFEEENFIEFEYAEGWLRNNISEINRELYKQSHLDDDNHGMGTTLVCALLYDDHVVIANVGDSRAYLINERELRQVTSDHTFVNHLLLAGGLTKEEAKHHPQRNVITKVIGSDKRLHPDVFIYDFNRYNYIMLTSDGLTDYVEETQIHDIFKSAHLIHDIGSQLIETAISNIAKDNVSIVIAPLKGGM from the coding sequence ATGCATGCACGTTTTTTTACCGATATCGGTCCAGTAAGAGCAAGAAATGAAGATGCAGGTGGCGTTTATTATAACCACACAGGTCAGATGTTAATGGTAATTTGCGATGGTATGGGTGGACATAATGCAGGGAATGTTGCCAGTGCATTGGTTAACGAAATGCTTAAAACACGTTTTGAAGAAGAAAACTTTATAGAGTTTGAATACGCAGAAGGCTGGCTTAGAAATAATATCTCTGAGATTAATCGCGAACTCTACAAACAGTCACATTTAGATGATGATAATCATGGCATGGGTACGACACTTGTCTGTGCCTTGCTCTATGATGACCATGTCGTCATTGCGAATGTCGGTGATTCTAGAGCTTACCTTATAAACGAACGCGAACTTAGACAAGTGACCAGTGATCATACATTTGTCAACCATCTCCTACTGGCTGGTGGTCTGACAAAAGAGGAAGCAAAACACCATCCGCAAAGAAATGTGATTACGAAAGTTATCGGAAGCGATAAACGCTTACACCCTGATGTATTTATCTATGATTTTAATAGATATAATTATATTATGTTAACTTCAGATGGGTTGACAGATTATGTTGAAGAAACACAGATTCATGACATATTTAAGTCTGCACATCTGATTCATGATATCGGTAGTCAGCTGATCGAGACTGCTATAAGCAATATTGCCAAAGATAATGTTTCGATTGTGATTGCGCCTTTAAAAGGGGGCATGTAA
- the pknB gene encoding Stk1 family PASTA domain-containing Ser/Thr kinase, which translates to MLGTIISERYKLLKYIGGGGMSSVYLAEDIILDQKVAVKIINIPHVDVDRAVQRFQREVQNATTLSHPNIVKVLDVDEDERHYYLVMEYVDGPTLHEYIQQHGPLTPEEAVFFTKQILRGIEHAHSYRIVHRDIKPQNILMAEDKELKISDFGIARALSETAMTQTNHIMGSVHYLSPEQAKGIRTDESSDIYSIGIVLYEMLTGHPPFEGESAVSIAIKHIQETIPSIREENSAIPQSLENVVNKATMKDKLRRYRTTQEMYDDLTTSLDVSRTKEDKVSDIDDKTKMIPIVKDSTIEMTPVKESVVQEHSVEKPIKRKRWLLWLIPLILMLALSTVVYATLFKVEKVAVPELNGKSLTQATQILDDNNLRKGEISYTFTTDDEKNQVVDTAPKAGNKIDAHSKVDLKISKGAKTLTVEDYVGENIKDVKQELEDQQFKRIKLEEVFDMAPSGEILKQSISPGTKVVPEDTEIILTVSKGTEQVYVPDFTGQSYEIAKKELEALGFTVNVTRQSTSESVPKGRIISQDVRNINYQYGSIINFVLSKGKESSAEDEESSEAPSEEEDTSEDNDTSDSNYDKSYFGTFTIPYRGDGSKQKVEIFIQDKSNDIDKVYESYETTESTTKNFNLTIGKDKKGIILVKINGETYMNEHIDYNDLGN; encoded by the coding sequence ATGCTCGGTACGATAATTAGTGAACGTTATAAACTCCTCAAGTATATTGGTGGAGGAGGCATGAGCAGTGTCTATCTTGCGGAAGACATTATTCTGGATCAGAAGGTCGCAGTAAAGATCATTAATATTCCTCATGTTGATGTTGATCGTGCGGTTCAAAGATTTCAGCGTGAAGTTCAAAATGCTACGACATTGTCACATCCTAATATAGTTAAAGTACTCGATGTAGATGAAGATGAACGTCATTATTATTTGGTGATGGAATATGTTGACGGTCCAACGCTTCATGAATACATACAGCAGCATGGACCATTAACTCCTGAAGAAGCTGTTTTTTTCACGAAACAGATTTTAAGAGGGATTGAACATGCGCATTCATATCGTATTGTTCATCGTGATATTAAACCACAGAATATATTGATGGCAGAAGATAAAGAACTTAAGATTTCTGATTTTGGTATTGCACGTGCGCTGAGCGAGACTGCGATGACCCAGACGAACCATATAATGGGCAGTGTACATTATTTATCACCAGAACAAGCAAAAGGTATCAGAACCGATGAATCAAGTGATATTTATTCTATAGGTATCGTACTCTATGAAATGCTTACGGGTCATCCTCCATTTGAAGGAGAGTCAGCAGTCAGCATCGCGATTAAACATATCCAGGAGACAATTCCTTCGATACGTGAGGAAAATAGCGCAATTCCACAAAGTCTCGAAAATGTTGTGAATAAAGCAACGATGAAGGATAAACTCAGAAGGTATCGAACAACGCAGGAGATGTATGATGATTTAACAACTTCACTCGATGTCTCTAGAACTAAAGAAGATAAAGTCTCAGATATAGATGATAAGACAAAGATGATTCCTATTGTAAAAGACAGCACCATTGAGATGACACCTGTTAAGGAAAGTGTGGTACAGGAACACTCCGTGGAGAAACCGATAAAAAGAAAACGATGGCTATTATGGCTCATTCCGCTCATTCTTATGCTTGCTCTAAGTACAGTCGTCTATGCGACCTTATTTAAAGTAGAAAAAGTAGCAGTACCTGAATTAAATGGAAAATCATTGACGCAGGCAACTCAAATTTTAGATGATAACAATTTGAGGAAAGGTGAGATTAGTTACACGTTCACAACTGACGATGAAAAAAATCAAGTTGTTGATACAGCACCAAAAGCAGGTAATAAGATTGATGCACATTCTAAAGTAGATTTAAAAATCTCTAAAGGTGCAAAAACTTTAACAGTTGAGGACTATGTCGGTGAAAATATTAAAGATGTTAAGCAAGAACTGGAAGATCAGCAGTTTAAACGCATTAAACTTGAGGAAGTCTTTGATATGGCCCCTTCCGGAGAGATTTTAAAACAAAGTATATCTCCTGGAACAAAGGTTGTTCCCGAGGATACAGAGATTATTCTGACAGTTTCAAAAGGCACAGAACAAGTATATGTTCCAGATTTCACAGGCCAGTCCTATGAAATTGCAAAAAAAGAACTGGAAGCGCTTGGATTTACCGTCAATGTTACCCGACAATCAACTTCTGAATCTGTACCGAAGGGCAGAATTATTTCTCAGGATGTCCGAAATATCAATTATCAGTATGGCTCAATCATTAATTTTGTTCTATCTAAAGGTAAGGAAAGTTCAGCTGAGGACGAAGAATCATCAGAAGCACCATCAGAAGAGGAAGATACATCAGAAGATAATGATACGAGCGATTCTAATTATGACAAATCATATTTTGGCACATTTACGATTCCATATCGTGGCGATGGTTCGAAGCAGAAAGTCGAGATCTTTATTCAGGATAAATCTAATGATATAGATAAAGTGTATGAATCATATGAAACGACAGAAAGCACGACAAAGAATTTTAATCTTACGATAGGTAAAGATAAAAAAGGCATCATCCTCGTAAAAATTAATGGTGAAACCTATATGAATGAACATATTGATTATAATGATCTCGGTAATTAA
- a CDS encoding cytochrome P450 → MSKRIPKDRGIDNSLKIMKEGYEYVPARMKKFNTNIFETHVLGGKTAVVISGKEAAELFYDNDKTERKGTLPKRVVKTLFGKGAIHTTAGKTHIDRKALFMSLMTDENLAYLRKLTRNYWFQNIEHMQYKQKVNVYEEATELLTKVGLRWAGIVDNPDNIKKMADDMNKMIDSFSAIGSLYGGYREAKKARARVEQFLEDQITAVRKGKLHPEKGTALYEFSHWEDMNGKPMDARLCAVDLMNVIRPLVAINKFVSFGVLALHEFPGERVRVALNEEDYAYKFVQEVRRYYPFVPFLPGKAKENITFDGYKIKKDTLMILDIYGTLHRDDLFSEPERFNPYRFDNWDGSPFDLIPQGGGDYYTNHRCAGEWMTIIIMEETMKFFANEISYDVPPQDFTVDTTKFPGKVASGMDIENIRVNIDRTK, encoded by the coding sequence ATGAGTAAGAGAATTCCTAAAGATAGAGGTATTGATAATTCATTAAAGATTATGAAGGAAGGTTATGAATACGTTCCAGCACGTATGAAGAAATTCAATACGAATATATTCGAGACGCATGTTTTAGGAGGTAAAACTGCTGTTGTTATTAGTGGTAAAGAAGCAGCTGAATTATTTTATGACAACGATAAAACAGAACGTAAAGGTACATTACCTAAACGTGTAGTAAAGACGTTGTTCGGTAAAGGTGCAATACATACTACAGCGGGTAAGACGCATATTGATCGTAAAGCTTTGTTTATGTCGCTGATGACGGATGAGAATTTAGCCTACTTAAGAAAGCTCACACGTAATTACTGGTTCCAGAATATCGAGCATATGCAGTATAAACAAAAAGTAAATGTCTACGAGGAAGCAACTGAACTGCTGACTAAAGTTGGATTACGCTGGGCAGGAATCGTTGATAACCCTGATAATATCAAAAAGATGGCAGATGACATGAATAAGATGATCGATTCATTTAGTGCAATCGGTTCTTTATATGGCGGCTATCGTGAAGCTAAAAAAGCACGTGCACGTGTAGAACAATTTCTAGAGGATCAAATTACAGCTGTTCGTAAAGGAAAGCTTCATCCAGAAAAAGGAACTGCGTTGTATGAATTTAGTCATTGGGAAGATATGAATGGTAAACCAATGGACGCAAGACTTTGCGCCGTTGATCTGATGAATGTTATTCGTCCGCTTGTCGCAATTAATAAATTTGTGAGCTTTGGCGTCCTTGCGTTACACGAGTTTCCTGGAGAACGTGTTCGTGTTGCATTAAATGAAGAAGACTATGCCTATAAATTCGTGCAGGAAGTAAGAAGATATTATCCATTTGTTCCTTTCTTACCAGGTAAAGCGAAAGAAAATATTACATTTGACGGTTACAAGATTAAAAAAGATACATTGATGATACTGGATATCTACGGTACGTTACATCGAGATGATCTATTCAGCGAACCTGAAAGATTTAATCCATACCGTTTTGATAACTGGGATGGAAGTCCATTTGATCTGATACCTCAAGGCGGAGGAGATTATTATACAAACCATCGTTGTGCAGGTGAATGGATGACGATCATCATCATGGAAGAAACGATGAAATTCTTTGCAAACGAAATCTCTTATGATGTACCACCTCAAGACTTTACAGTGGATACGACGAAGTTCCCGGGTAAAGTAGCTTCAGGTATGGACATTGAGAATATCAGGGTGAATATTGACCGTACAAAGTAA
- a CDS encoding rhodanese-like domain-containing protein, translating into MKHITIDALQDALQTGTEAHIIDVRTPEEFNEGHIKGAKNIPLDTIPASVDSFNDEDEYIIICKRGGRALQAAEYLDNEHLNITVVDQGMDDWKGEITK; encoded by the coding sequence ATGAAACATATAACAATAGATGCGTTACAAGATGCGTTACAGACTGGTACAGAGGCACATATCATTGATGTGAGAACTCCGGAAGAATTTAATGAAGGGCATATTAAAGGTGCAAAGAATATTCCGCTTGATACAATACCTGCTTCAGTCGATTCTTTTAACGATGAAGATGAATATATCATCATCTGTAAGCGTGGAGGTCGTGCGCTTCAAGCTGCTGAATATCTCGATAATGAGCATTTAAACATTACAGTAGTTGATCAAGGAATGGATGACTGGAAAGGTGAAATCACAAAATAA
- a CDS encoding KUP/HAK/KT family potassium transporter, translating to MQGNVKQKLRISMLFVALGVVYGDIGTSPLYVMNAIVATNGGMAAMTEEYILGCLSLVIWTLTMLTTVKYVLICMQADNHGEGGIFSLYTLVRKQKKWLVIPAMIGGAALLADGILTPAVTVSAAIEGLAEIPYFYNAFASNQKNVIMIVIVIITAIFFFQRFGTGSIGKVFGPLMFIWFTMIGLFGLMQLVTDLSILRAFNPLYGINILFSPDNKMGLLILGTVFLCATGAEALYSDMGHVGKKSIYVTWPFVKVMLILSYLGQGAWTINHMKDDFHGETINPFFQIMPESFILIGVIMATIAAIIASQALITGAFTLVSEAIHLRFMPKLDIKYPSTIKGQMYIPVVTGVIWFLCILVVLYFKTSVNMEAAYGLSITVTMMMTTVLLCNYLIMKHVNKLLIFMMTLFFMLLEMAFFFSSLAKFMHGGYVAVLISGLLIFVMIIWYNGYLIKDRQSYDVHIERYLGQLKSLSADRKVPKFATNLVYLTTNEDMNMIEKQVIKSILDGRPKRADVYWFVNVLVSDDPFQVNYRIEKFGTDNIFKVQLILGFRMHQNVNYYVKTIARSLIQSKEMKEQFRAYGTNNLKVISDFQFIILKDEVPLDANIAWYQKLILQWKLELKRYTASPVKWFELPSNEVIYETIPLTVPLEKSHSIKRI from the coding sequence ATGCAAGGTAATGTTAAACAAAAACTTCGTATTTCAATGCTATTTGTTGCATTAGGGGTTGTATATGGTGATATCGGAACGTCCCCGTTATATGTAATGAATGCGATTGTTGCAACAAATGGTGGTATGGCCGCTATGACAGAGGAATATATATTAGGATGTCTATCACTAGTTATCTGGACATTAACGATGCTGACGACAGTTAAGTACGTTCTGATATGTATGCAGGCTGATAATCACGGTGAAGGTGGGATTTTCAGCTTATATACATTAGTACGTAAACAGAAGAAATGGCTCGTAATTCCTGCGATGATTGGGGGAGCAGCACTACTCGCTGATGGTATTTTAACGCCTGCTGTAACTGTATCAGCTGCAATTGAAGGACTAGCAGAAATTCCTTATTTCTATAATGCTTTCGCTTCGAATCAGAAGAATGTTATCATGATTGTTATCGTAATTATTACTGCAATATTTTTCTTTCAAAGATTCGGTACTGGAAGTATAGGTAAAGTATTTGGTCCGTTGATGTTCATCTGGTTTACGATGATAGGCTTATTTGGTTTAATGCAGCTTGTAACTGATTTATCGATATTACGTGCATTTAATCCTTTATACGGTATCAATATTTTGTTCAGTCCAGACAATAAGATGGGACTGTTAATATTAGGGACAGTCTTTCTATGTGCTACAGGTGCAGAGGCCTTATATTCAGATATGGGTCATGTAGGTAAGAAATCTATCTATGTAACATGGCCGTTTGTTAAGGTGATGTTAATATTAAGTTATCTTGGACAAGGAGCATGGACGATCAATCATATGAAGGATGATTTTCATGGTGAAACAATCAATCCATTCTTTCAGATTATGCCGGAATCATTTATTCTTATCGGCGTAATAATGGCAACAATTGCTGCAATTATTGCATCTCAAGCGTTGATTACTGGTGCGTTTACTCTAGTTTCTGAGGCAATCCATCTTAGATTTATGCCGAAATTAGACATCAAGTACCCTTCTACGATAAAAGGTCAGATGTATATCCCTGTAGTAACCGGTGTAATCTGGTTTTTATGTATACTCGTTGTACTATATTTCAAGACTTCAGTTAATATGGAAGCAGCGTATGGTCTAAGTATCACAGTGACGATGATGATGACAACTGTATTGCTTTGCAACTATTTGATTATGAAACACGTAAATAAGCTATTGATATTTATGATGACACTCTTTTTTATGCTGCTTGAGATGGCGTTCTTCTTCTCAAGTCTTGCAAAATTTATGCATGGCGGTTATGTCGCAGTACTGATTTCAGGGTTACTCATCTTTGTGATGATAATCTGGTATAACGGCTATCTTATAAAAGACAGACAATCTTATGATGTACATATAGAACGTTACTTAGGTCAGCTCAAATCTCTATCAGCTGACCGTAAAGTGCCGAAATTTGCTACAAATCTTGTCTATTTAACAACGAATGAAGATATGAATATGATAGAAAAGCAAGTCATCAAATCCATACTTGATGGCCGTCCTAAGCGTGCGGATGTATATTGGTTTGTCAACGTACTTGTTAGTGATGATCCATTCCAGGTTAATTATCGGATAGAGAAGTTTGGAACAGATAATATCTTTAAAGTACAATTGATTCTAGGATTTAGAATGCATCAAAATGTAAATTACTATGTGAAGACGATTGCAAGAAGTTTAATTCAGTCGAAAGAGATGAAGGAGCAGTTTCGTGCATATGGTACGAATAACTTAAAAGTAATCAGTGATTTTCAGTTTATAATATTGAAAGATGAAGTACCGCTCGATGCGAATATTGCTTGGTATCAAAAACTCATTTTACAGTGGAAACTGGAGTTAAAGCGTTATACAGCTTCACCAGTTAAATGGTTTGAACTTCCTTCAAATGAAGTTATATATGAGACGATACCGCTCACGGTTCCATTAGAGAAATCACATTCAATTAAAAGAATATAG
- a CDS encoding IS3 family transposase gives MRNRNCSRKKVTILSSKKSNKEIVAAIIELRNESNYKLKEILSVAMIAKSVYYYWKLQLSVIKHKDNYLITLIKEIINKHKNRIGYRTVTDELRELGFVVNHKKVLRIMRENNLLCTKFKHRNRTYKSYKGKVGKTAKNKLNRRFVTNRPYQKLLTDVTQFNIKNGTKLYLSTIFDVCSKEIISYSISKRPTLEFVMESLLKAICVIPDLPYRTTIHSDQGWQYQHKSWVQTLKKNRIIQSMSRKGNCLDNSPMENFFGILKQEMFYGETFDSYDELEEEIIDYMEYYNLVRKKRKLKSKTPVEYRNLALMKVA, from the coding sequence ATTAGAAATCGCAATTGCTCTCGAAAAAAAGTTACAATCCTTAGCTCGAAAAAATCAAACAAAGAAATAGTAGCTGCTATTATCGAGTTAAGGAATGAATCTAACTATAAGTTAAAAGAAATATTATCAGTAGCTATGATAGCGAAAAGTGTATACTATTATTGGAAATTACAACTTAGTGTCATTAAACATAAAGACAATTATTTAATTACTTTGATTAAAGAAATCATTAACAAACATAAAAATAGGATAGGTTATCGTACAGTAACCGACGAACTAAGAGAGTTAGGTTTTGTAGTTAACCATAAAAAAGTTCTTAGAATAATGAGAGAAAATAATTTACTTTGTACAAAGTTTAAGCATAGAAATAGAACATATAAGTCGTACAAAGGGAAAGTTGGCAAAACAGCTAAGAATAAATTGAATCGTAGATTCGTAACTAATCGCCCATATCAAAAATTACTTACTGATGTAACACAATTCAACATTAAAAATGGAACTAAGCTATATCTTTCAACAATTTTTGATGTATGTTCGAAAGAGATTATTTCTTATTCAATTAGTAAGCGTCCAACATTGGAATTCGTTATGGAATCATTGTTAAAAGCAATTTGTGTAATTCCAGACCTTCCCTATAGAACTACAATCCATTCCGATCAAGGGTGGCAATATCAGCATAAATCTTGGGTACAAACCTTGAAAAAGAATAGAATTATTCAAAGCATGTCTAGAAAAGGTAATTGTCTTGATAATTCTCCGATGGAGAATTTCTTTGGTATTTTAAAACAAGAAATGTTTTATGGAGAAACATTTGATTCTTATGATGAACTAGAAGAGGAGATTATTGACTATATGGAGTATTATAATTTAGTCAGAAAGAAGAGAAAATTAAAAAGCAAGACTCCTGTAGAATACAGAAATCTTGCTTTAATGAAAGTAGCTTAA
- a CDS encoding helix-turn-helix domain-containing protein has protein sequence MFILNKKYNLDIKLKLIKEYKEGNIGYDSLSNKYDIDPSQLKTWTYQFDTFGIDGLISNMTRKKYSTDEKLRIIQYRITNQLSYKETARIFEITNPTLIAQWQMKYNQYGILGLESKPKGRASKTMKNKDVDNTRLNESERQELIRLREENRRLEIAIALEKKLQSLARKNQTKK, from the coding sequence GTGTTTATTTTGAATAAAAAGTATAATCTTGATATTAAATTAAAACTAATCAAAGAATATAAAGAAGGAAATATTGGTTATGATTCATTAAGTAACAAATATGATATCGATCCTTCACAACTAAAAACATGGACTTACCAATTTGATACCTTCGGTATTGACGGCCTTATATCAAATATGACCAGAAAGAAATATTCAACAGATGAAAAATTAAGAATCATTCAGTATAGAATTACTAATCAACTTTCATATAAAGAAACTGCTAGAATCTTTGAGATTACTAATCCTACTTTAATAGCTCAGTGGCAGATGAAATACAATCAATATGGTATCCTAGGTTTAGAATCAAAACCGAAGGGTCGTGCGTCTAAAACTATGAAAAATAAAGATGTTGATAACACTCGTTTAAACGAAAGTGAACGACAAGAATTAATACGCTTACGTGAGGAAAACAGGAGATTAGAAATCGCAATTGCTCTCGAAAAAAAGTTACAATCCTTAGCTCGAAAAAATCAAACAAAGAAATAG